TGAAGCCTTTTCCACATTCACTGCACAtaaagggtttctctccagtatgagttcGCTGGTGTACAACAAGATTGCTCTTAAAGGCAAAAccttttccacattcattgcatatgtacggtttctctccagtatgagttcGCTGATGTAACATCAGTCCACTATTCACAATGAAACctttcccacattcactgcacctgtaaggtttctctccagtatgagttcGCTGATGTACAATCAGCCGACTCTTCAAGGGGAAGCctttcccacattcactgcatatgtagggcttctctccagtgtgagttcgcTGATGTATGATGAGCATGCTTTTCACAGTAAAACCTTTTCCACATTCACTACATAGATATGACTTCTCTACTGTATGATTTCTCTGATGTACAATCAGATTACTCTTCCTGGGAAAGCCTTTTCCACATTCGTTGCATAcgtagggtttctctcctgtatgagtTCGTTGATGTTCGATCATACGGCTCTTCATGGTGAAGCctttcccacattcattgcatatatatggtttctctcctgtatgatTTCGTTGATGGATGATGACATAGTGCTTTGTGGTGAAGCCTTTCCCACATTCACTACAGATGTAGGGCTTCTCTCCTGTATGAGTTCGCTGATGTATGATAAGCATGCTCTTCCCAGTGAAGCCTTTTCCACACTCACTACATACATAggatttctctccagtatgattTCGCTGATGTACAATGAGATTACGCTTGCCTGGGAAGccttttccacattcattgcatatgtagggtttctctccagtatgagttcGCTGATGTTCAATCAGACGGCTCTTCATGGTGAAGACTTTTCCACATTCACTGCATATAAAAGATTTCTCTCTTTTATGAATTCTTTGATGTTCATTTAGCCTGGACTTTCTGGAGAACACTTTTGCACACAAAGTACATCCATAAGGTTTTTCTCCTGTATGAACTCTCTCATGATCAGTGAGCTGAGACTTCTTGACAAACgctttcccacattcactgcatatgtggtttttttctatttcatgagTTCTCTGATGCTTACTGACTTGGGATTTAGTGCTATTGGATTTTGTACTTACAGAGAATTTAGCTGCAGAATAAAGTTCTTCATAGTTACCATGAAGAAATGATTTCCCATCTCCATTAAATTT
This portion of the Pongo abelii isolate AG06213 chromosome 20, NHGRI_mPonAbe1-v2.0_pri, whole genome shotgun sequence genome encodes:
- the ZNF432 gene encoding zinc finger protein 432 isoform X2, whose translation is MGYQVSKPDALSKLEQGEEPWTMEDERHSRICPENNKVDDHLQDHLENQWMLKSVEQYHEHNAFGNTASQTKSLCLFRENHDTFELYIKTLKSNLSLVNQKKSCEIKNSTKFNGDGKSFLHGNYEELYSAAKFSVSTKSNSTKSQVSKHQRTHEIEKNHICSECGKAFVKKSQLTDHERVHTGEKPYGCTLCAKVFSRKSRLNEHQRIHKREKSFICSECGKVFTMKSRLIEHQRTHTGEKPYICNECGKGFPGKRNLIVHQRNHTGEKSYVCSECGKGFTGKSMLIIHQRTHTGEKPYICSECGKGFTTKHYVIIHQRNHTGEKPYICNECGKGFTMKSRMIEHQRTHTGEKPYVCNECGKGFPRKSNLIVHQRNHTVEKSYLCSECGKGFTVKSMLIIHQRTHTGEKPYICSECGKGFPLKSRLIVHQRTHTGEKPYRCSECGKGFIVNSGLMLHQRTHTGEKPYICNECGKGFAFKSNLVVHQRTHTGEKPFMCSECGKGFTMKRYLIVHQQIHTEEKSCICSECGRGFAKETELALHKQVHTGEKPYGCNECGKGFTMKSRLIVHQRTHTGEKPFVCSECRKAFSSKRNLIVHQRTHNGNKP
- the ZNF432 gene encoding zinc finger protein 432 isoform X1 translates to MINAQELLTLEDVTVEFTWEEWQLLDPFQKDLYRDVTLEIYSNLVSMGYQVSKPDALSKLEQGEEPWTMEDERHSRICPENNKVDDHLQDHLENQWMLKSVEQYHEHNAFGNTASQTKSLCLFRENHDTFELYIKTLKSNLSLVNQKKSCEIKNSTKFNGDGKSFLHGNYEELYSAAKFSVSTKSNSTKSQVSKHQRTHEIEKNHICSECGKAFVKKSQLTDHERVHTGEKPYGCTLCAKVFSRKSRLNEHQRIHKREKSFICSECGKVFTMKSRLIEHQRTHTGEKPYICNECGKGFPGKRNLIVHQRNHTGEKSYVCSECGKGFTGKSMLIIHQRTHTGEKPYICSECGKGFTTKHYVIIHQRNHTGEKPYICNECGKGFTMKSRMIEHQRTHTGEKPYVCNECGKGFPRKSNLIVHQRNHTVEKSYLCSECGKGFTVKSMLIIHQRTHTGEKPYICSECGKGFPLKSRLIVHQRTHTGEKPYRCSECGKGFIVNSGLMLHQRTHTGEKPYICNECGKGFAFKSNLVVHQRTHTGEKPFMCSECGKGFTMKRYLIVHQQIHTEEKSCICSECGRGFAKETELALHKQVHTGEKPYGCNECGKGFTMKSRLIVHQRTHTGEKPFVCSECRKAFSSKRNLIVHQRTHNGNKP